One Ctenopharyngodon idella isolate HZGC_01 chromosome 3, HZGC01, whole genome shotgun sequence genomic window, tgcgctatcaacacccgggtgatgacggcgtaaatgactgcTCATATAGAGCATGCGGCACTCGCCCTGAACAAAGTttaggggaagccagaatgcgtatccatagacagaaacatacagtagcgtttccactgtcacttccaGGGCTTGATCGTGCCTCATTGGGGCTTCCTCGGGGCCAACGGCCAGGGTTTTTCAGCCCACCaaataccttggtccaaagcgggcCAGCTCGGGCTTGAGGGAGTGGTTACGAACAAAGGCGGAGTTTATCTGTGTGTGGAGACGGAGGCGCCATGGATGATTACATGGGTTACCAGctaacatcagcattaaagacttttaaaaacattttagctcaATTTCTaactcactttcagacagcagcaagtgtttgaaataacttctgtttgtgatccGATGTGGATTCTGATCACCAAGACTATGCGCGCTATTACCATAAACATGGTAAATACGACGGCTTGAAATCAGACGAATCATATACGTAGGCTATCACAATCacgtatttattttatctgtcagcACGTCTCGTCTCTTAACGGACTGTctgatatccatatttaactctgcatatttcataaaataaagcaactccAGTTTTTCGGGATTCCTCATTTCTCAGACTGAAAATATAACTGTTGGGACTATCACTGGAGAGAGTGCTAAAGCTCCTCAGGTCgtatttttggtggaaaatttgtagaaattatcattctttgtaaatgtgatgtaaacatgaCTACAAATAACATgactacaaataaacagaaacagacgCGACTGAATAAGTGCGTgtcctctttcttttgtgaaataacagtaccactttatttctgtgactaatgtttaatcttgacacaaattaattcattatgatcaatttgtttggtaaaacatcgatgcttgggtttttaaatctttaagtaaacaacaaaatgccaaCAAACTCCTGCTTTTATCATGTTCACTTTACGATCTCGCTAGTTTCCAGTGAtttctttctgattatttttctgataaaacttcCATTTGTGAAATGACGGGTTTGTGTGATGTTGTTCCAGAGAGGCGTGTTACAGGCGGGTTTTAGTGGAGTGCTGCGGAGTTTctggcccgacggtggaaatgCAGCGTGATTTTGGGCTCGGTACTACAAGTCCGGGGCTATTAGCCTAGCCTGGCCTGATGAAAGCCCTGGCTcgcactggcccgacagtggaaaagcggctattgTAGTTTATAAATGTCCACTAATTGGTAAACGCCCATTTTGGTTTTGCATGTGCACTTCTCAGTAGTCTAACTGATGCTTCCTTATTAGAAAGAAAACACAGGTGCATCCTATACAGAAgtcttgtttgttgaactgcCGGACATACATGACTTCTCTAGCACAGTTTCAAACATTGGTGCATCTAGCTTATTATTTCTCTGTTCCTTTGTTTTGCACACTTGTTATTTGCATTTGATTTGTATTGTTACTCACTGTAAttagataaattaatttaaaaagttattaaagtgTTTGAATAAAGCATCCATTTTTCTTGCTTCAGTAATATTTATTAGGAATTTCCTGATTAAAGTTGTAACAACATATAGCAGATTTCTTGAAGTGCAAGAGACATGAATCGAATCGCATCCATTACTTAATGCTTGCAGAGCACCTTGGCTTCTTTCCTTTGATGAAggcacaattaaaaaaatgagaagCACCCTCCTGATAATGGTGACATTACTTTTACATTGAGTTTTAGTTGACAGCACAATCATGTGACCTGGATTTGATGCTATCCTGTGCCTTGACTCCTGCTCCCTGATTACTGCATAATCAGGTAATCATTCATATTCCTCAATCACTATTAAATTTGAGAAATGTAACTGATCTCCTTTCAGTTTAGCCTGTTCCCGCTGAAAcgcaatcacaaaaaaaaacattgtatatTTATGAGAAAGTGACTGACATGGCTATTTTGTGATGTTTAAAGAGATTTAGGTCTACATAAGGTCAATCtgcagttttaaataaattttcattGCTCTTAAATGCTATGTACTTTCATGGAAAATGAACTGAGATATAGTTTATTGTCATGGCCTTAGCTCAGAGGTATTTATTCCTTTTTATGAAGCTCctacacacctgcctggaagttttcattaatttaatgaccttgattagctgcttcaggtgtgtttaatagatgcaggtatgacgtcactttgtaggccaaccgGCAGTTCGCATCAcactggttccctcgacaaaaacccaataggatttttccatcgGCTTTTGGTTTATCGCAAAAAAACAAgctctgtgatcaacaaaagtttatgatacttaaaggttttgtccatcaagatcattttcacagatgaacattcaaaaaaaaaacagatcccattcaaaaaacccattgactttgggatgatggaaccggaagtgctaaaatgtgctaaaatttggcctacaaagtgatgtcatacctgcaccactctattagGGCTGGGAATAAACTCGGCTGGAAAAATTGGACACCCCTACCATAGTGCTTTCATTTGATATTGAAGCGCTGCGGAGCttccactgctatgctgatgatactcagttacatatttcaacacaaccagatgaaatctctaaattatccaatctgacagagtgtgttaaagaagtaaaatattggatgactagtaattttcttctgttaaattcagataagactgaagtattactttttgggccaaaaacctgtacacagaatctctcggactacaatctgcatttagaaggatgtactgttactccatcctcgacagttaaagacctgggtgttatattagacagcaacttgtcctttgaaaatcatatctcatatgttacaaaaacagccttcttccacctcagaaacattgctaagatacggaatatgttatctgtttctgatgcagaaaagttagttcatgctttcatgacgtctagactagattactgtaatgcattattagctggttgtcctgcttcctcaataaacaagctacaattggtacaaaatgcagctgctagagttcttaccaggtcaagaaaattatgatcatataacaccaattttatcatctctacactggttacctattaagttctgtatcgattataaagtactgctaatgacctacaaggctctaaatggtttagctcctgtgtacttaaccgatcttctatcgccctacaatccttcacgctctttaagatcacaaaactctggacttctggttgtacctaggatatctaagtccactaaaggagggagagcgttttcacatttggctcctaaactctggaatagccttcctgataatgttcagggctcagactcgctcacctagtttaaatctagattaaagacgcatctctttagccaagcattcacataatgaatctcatatcagatcaattgcacatgactatctttgcttaatgttatgaatagcagctatgctaattattctccatttgcttctGACGCTCCATtgacgcccgtcccgaggtgactagagagtacatcagcttcagtttggttccagcctcttaagaagacctcagatgaccaacactttGAAGAGACAGCGctaactcctgcgaggacttcagaagacgcaacatctggatcaacacgcacattcccaaatttctatatatcctaattattgttaatatgtaattcatttttccaggagctctttgcttctaccttcaattaaactgctaacagtgattgtaaattaattgtctaaattattacattattagcaaactgcattctctaaattgtaatgatgacatgcattctctgtaaagctgctttgaaacaatatgtattgtgaaaagcgctatacaaataaatgtgaattgaattgaattgatatTGAAGCATTAATAGATTTTAGaaaaatagattaaataaaCTGATACTATAATCATAGTTAGAATATTTTGTGGTGAGCAggtttttttaaagtgaattatATTGTGTTTACCATATTAAATTTCTTGAATGTGACTATGTGTGACAACTGAATTGACTTGTTCTTAAGTATCATCAtgctttctttttcagatttcAGAGAACCCAAAGGAAAAGAGTCAGTAGTCTGATGTGAGACAGATTTTTAAAACCTGAACTGTTGGACCTCCTGTAGTTATAATGTATAACGTATATAACAATATATGACGTTGATTCAATGGGATTATCattgattttttgttgaaatctcaatttttttcaacattaattgtggttgcaaaagtgatattgaaccaacatcacttcataacattgatTCTATGACATTATCattgattttttgtttaaatcccaccattttttcaacattaattgtgGTTGCAAAAGTGATATTGAACCAACATCACTTTACAACGTTAATTCAATGCAATTAGCGCTGACGCATCAACATTGACTCAATGATTGCTTGCTATCTGGGTAGGCAttttagaaacataataatgaaaatatattgaACGAAAGGAGCTTACTTGATAGCTCTGGACAGGGTCGTTGTCAAAGCTCCTTGGAGGGAAGATGGGCTCATTATGATGGGTCCTGCTGAGGCGTGCGCGACTAGGGAGACCGTCACTGATCCCGTTGACCCTGTGGATGCACAGAACTTTCTGGAAGCTCCGCTTGAAGTTGTCCGACAGAAAACCGTAGAGCAGCGGATTGGCGCAGCTGTTGACGTAGGTCAGGATGACGGTGAGAAAGTACACGCCGGTGATGATGCCGTTCTCCGGGAGTGTTCTGATCACATTGATGATGTTGAGCATAAAAAACGGCAGCCAGCACAGGACGAACACCACCACGATGATCACCACCATTCTcgttacttttttctcagacGCGCGCCGTTTGGAGAGTCCGGCCCGTGCCCCGGCAGACTTTACCTTGATCACGATGAGCAGGTAACACAGGCAGATGACCAGCAGTGGACAGAAGAAACCTAGAATGGCGGTGTAGAGGATGAAGGCAGTGGACCACACATCACGTGGTTCAGGCCAGCTCAGGTTGCAGGTGTTGAGCTCCGGCTGAACGtcacagtaaatgatgactggcAGTGTCAGTAGACAGGCCAGTGCCCATACCATGCTATTTATCACCTTGGCAACACTGGGTCGCCGCCACCTTGCACTGCGGATAGGATGTACCACAGCCATATAGCGATCAATGCTCATTACTGTCAGACAGAATGTGCTAGTAAATTGACTGATGGAGTCTGCCCACATCAGAATACGACAGAGGAAGTTTCCAAATGGCCAGTAGGTGAGAACGTTGTGGGTGGTGAGAAATGGAAGTCCCAGAATGTACAACTCGTCAGCCACTGCCAGGTTCAAGATGTACATATTAGTGACCGTCTTCATTTTGGTGTAGCGCAGAACCACGAAAATGGCCAGAGAGTTTCCTGTCAAACCCACGACAAACACAACGAGGTAGATTACGGCCAGGACCTTTGCACTGTCTTCCTCGCCCAGCAAGCTTTCATTTAGGTGAAGGGAAATATTGGTTATATCATTGGACTGGTTTGCGTAGTTGAAGATTGACGTGTTGCACATGGGCCCATTGGTTGCCATATTTAGATGCAGCCAAGCAGGCAGGCACCGATTTGGCAAGGAACGTCTGATTTCTGAGTCACAGAAGGgctgaaaacaacaaaatgagaATGCAAAAATAGGGTTATCTCAGTTgcacaacatttaaaatgagaaattaaaCTTGAATGCTTGACTCTCAGCATATTGGTTGAGTGCATCAATGGTTtttctaaggccctgtttacactagtgcattttcgttttaaaacgcataagttTTATAAGTTTAATACTGTagctacatgcgcaagaggaaactgtttacacttgtacgcacatgcccagtgtgcatgaacggtcatgtgacatgcgttttcggtcgTGTAATgtagggtacatttacacgacaacgatatgtTTAAAACGGAGAattttttcctttgagttttccgcATACAGACGAcgccattgtcaaaacgatccccattcactaatccgtgaaaatgactaaaaacactgtattcttctggcaggccattagatggcgatgaaacactatagactgaatacgtaatacgcatgtgcgttcgcgtttttgttgtttacacggagaccgttttcaaaaccttgcactttgaaactctttttcaaaagtttgcgttttcaggcacccaaaacgccattgtcatgtaaatgaacggccaaaacgcataaaaagttttccgtttttagttgaaaatggtgtcgtgtaaacagccccgtagacggagatcgtttctgaaacgctgtggaaacgccagtgtagatgaggattgttttcattttaaaacgccgttttaaaacaaagacacactagtgtaaatggggcctacAGCTCTAGAGTAGCCTAAACAGCTCTTTGTAGATTTTAAAAGTTcttcttcatttttaaatttgtagCCTACCACTGGAAATACAAAACTGCCATATTAGAAGAAAAATGCTAAAACCTTTTTGTTCCCCACACAAAACACCATACGTATGCTTCAGCATGTAGTTGGTGTAGCAAGAACTTTGGACAAGTACCCTTTATTcccattacttaaaaaaaaaaaaaaaaaaaaaacatttgtgtaataggaagcccctaaagggacatggtgatggaaaaaatgtcAATACTTTAGCGTTCTCTCTCAAGTGTTTttcgttcccccgagaaactttgcctTCACTTGCAgttgtttcaaaaacatgccTATTCATACTGAATTGTCATACATGTGGCCGTTGTTTAAACTGTCAAGCAAAACTCTGAGTGTATATTGCATGACCTTGACTTTAAGTGGCACTCGCGCTAGATATGAGGCGTGCAAAGTGAGCAGCGACACAATGTGTTGCACAAATAAAGCACTGCCTCAGAAACGCGCTGGACCGTAAATCGAAACAAAGGGTAACGATGTCACTGTTATGAGTACAAACAGTCCAGTGGACACTAATTCAGAACCGTCTGCTTTCCACCGCACCGGTGAATATTTAACTCGCTTCTATGCCACACGCTCTCATTAAGCAAGTGCGTGACCGTGACAAAAGGTCGTGTTGATGTGCCACACATCCATTTATTTTCCATTCCCTGTATGACAGCAGTAATATACAGACGGTTTATTTGATCACGAGCCCTTGTTCTGTCTTGCTTAGCTTATGAATCATCTCGGTGAGCAAAATCTCTAATTCTTAAAAGGTCAAATAATTTGATGTGTATAATTATAGGCCTACTGCTTCAAAAGTTTCAATTACTACAAAATTAAACGGTGCGAATTTTCACTTTGACACTGAATCGCGTTAGCTGAGCtagtaaccatagcaacagtgCGCGGCTCGAGCGCTTGCTAACAGTAGCCTATTCAGGCGTGACGTCGACAAAAACAAAGTATTGTTACTTTATAGTTTTGCATATGCCAAATACATTCcttatcacattaaaaaaaaaaaagaaaaaaagaaaaacattgtgCTATTTTTcccaaatgacaaaaataaccCAGGGAAATTCCTATAGAAAGTCTGTAaggaattatataaatatacatttaatacaacAGTCAAGAGAAAGTCACTCACTTTCTGAATTCTGTACAGTTCACAAAGAACTCATGGGCAAACTaactaaatatttgtaatatttaaactataaaaatgtagatttaaCTACCAGTTATTTGCAATAAGATGCTTT contains:
- the sstr5 gene encoding somatostatin receptor type 5; this encodes MATNGPMCNTSIFNYANQSNDITNISLHLNESLLGEEDSAKVLAVIYLVVFVVGLTGNSLAIFVVLRYTKMKTVTNMYILNLAVADELYILGLPFLTTHNVLTYWPFGNFLCRILMWADSISQFTSTFCLTVMSIDRYMAVVHPIRSARWRRPSVAKVINSMVWALACLLTLPVIIYCDVQPELNTCNLSWPEPRDVWSTAFILYTAILGFFCPLLVICLCYLLIVIKVKSAGARAGLSKRRASEKKVTRMVVIIVVVFVLCWLPFFMLNIINVIRTLPENGIITGVYFLTVILTYVNSCANPLLYGFLSDNFKRSFQKVLCIHRVNGISDGLPSRARLSRTHHNEPIFPPRSFDNDPVQSYQSIGLEAEPCAKTEIHRPGPQVISQSI